The proteins below come from a single Leptolyngbya iicbica LK genomic window:
- a CDS encoding VWD domain-containing protein, producing the protein MPDFQSPLRHGRSLRWLGLLLATCFSVVSLSLGSASAQDNPLEAGSDTAFCVANTEPLAEPVQGRSYGDPHINTYDGLHYSFQLVGEFILTKAEDAGFEVQARQKAVAGRNGVSLNSAVAMRVCGHRVAIYAQDIPDGSSTPVWIDGIPTPLAVDALPLPGGGEIQRSGNDNYAIIWPSGDQVIIRSIRAGGDTFLNIMPTLRRDQPEDWSGLLGNFNGSTDDDLMGRDGSIVPAQSTYSLATNALDRALPAVIPVRTIEDTYFDTLYRQFGDSWRIRQSESLFDYPLGQSTANFTDTAFPRQLVTLNGVAPARIDAALTTCQEAGVDEALLDGCVFDVAATGDDMFANAAANAIANAVVQELTDRVIDEVLDSLPIPRFPF; encoded by the coding sequence ATGCCTGACTTTCAATCTCCGCTCCGTCATGGGCGATCGCTGCGCTGGCTGGGGCTATTGCTCGCCACCTGTTTTAGCGTGGTGAGCCTCTCCCTGGGGTCAGCGAGTGCGCAAGACAATCCCCTTGAGGCGGGGAGTGATACGGCCTTCTGCGTGGCCAACACCGAGCCGCTAGCCGAGCCAGTGCAGGGACGCAGCTACGGCGACCCCCATATCAATACCTACGATGGACTGCACTACAGCTTTCAGCTCGTGGGCGAATTCATCTTGACCAAAGCTGAAGACGCAGGCTTTGAAGTGCAGGCGCGGCAGAAAGCGGTGGCTGGCAGAAATGGGGTGTCCCTGAATTCAGCCGTCGCCATGCGCGTGTGCGGCCATCGGGTGGCGATTTATGCCCAAGATATTCCCGACGGCAGCTCGACCCCCGTGTGGATTGATGGCATTCCGACCCCGCTGGCGGTGGACGCATTGCCCTTACCGGGGGGCGGTGAGATTCAGCGCAGCGGCAACGACAATTACGCCATTATTTGGCCCAGTGGCGATCAGGTCATCATTCGCTCCATTCGCGCTGGGGGCGACACCTTCCTCAATATCATGCCGACCTTACGCCGCGACCAACCTGAGGATTGGAGTGGCTTATTGGGTAATTTCAACGGCTCAACAGACGATGATTTGATGGGCCGCGACGGCTCCATTGTGCCGGCTCAGTCCACCTACAGTCTGGCGACCAATGCTCTGGATCGGGCGCTGCCAGCCGTGATCCCTGTCCGCACGATTGAAGATACCTACTTCGATACGCTGTATCGTCAGTTCGGTGATAGCTGGCGCATTCGACAGTCCGAATCGTTGTTCGACTATCCCCTGGGACAATCGACCGCCAACTTCACGGATACCGCCTTTCCCAGACAGTTGGTGACGTTAAATGGCGTGGCCCCGGCGCGCATTGATGCGGCGCTGACCACTTGCCAGGAAGCTGGGGTTGACGAAGCGCTGTTGGATGGTTGCGTCTTTGACGTCGCAGCCACTGGGGATGACATGTTTGCCAATGCGGCAGCAAATGCGATCGCCAACGCGGTCGTCCAAGAGCTTACCGATCGCGTCATCGATGAAGTCCTGGATAGCCTGCCGATTCCCCGATTCCCCTTCTAG